In Streptomyces sp. NBC_01707, a genomic segment contains:
- a CDS encoding DUF6350 family protein produces the protein MTERTPSLSAEQGRSAVLASTFLRGMLAGGLGLGSLAVLVMMVWISSPASDSGPGGALHAAAGIWLLAQGAELVRTDTLSGAPAPVGVVPLLLTAVLLWLVHRAARDVMEPDDEGRTPPSAGSVFCLVTGGYLLVVVVVAFYAKSGSMAARPSSLLFPLVPAVAGAAGAGVWTAAGRPIAPPSWAPMRLHEAMARTRFAGRAKAVLRAAAAGTAVLLGGGALLVAASLVWHAEQLQASFLGLSGDWAGRSAVLLLAMALVPNAAVWGAAYGLGPGFALGTASTVTPLAFTGRPALPDFPLLAAVPAHGPGTVLNWAAVAVPVAAGVAIARFTGRDMEACSPWETALTAALAAVGCGVGTAALAAAAGGPMGTGALAEFGPVWWLTGVAAPAWTALIGVPGALLLRAWRMRQHRSGGSGGGEVGSVLDFLAYADVSEQRRSGPRWWRRRGGEDAAEASEPGPGTGAGAESGTPTGSPAGGGFVPVSPPSPPATSASVPGASSWYQEDAGAVPYDFLPTDPWHERTSGDSPWNSGGSLSVSLSEDPGTPSARPPEAGPTDSPESASS, from the coding sequence ATGACCGAGCGCACCCCGTCGTTGTCGGCTGAGCAGGGCCGGTCCGCCGTGCTGGCCTCCACCTTTCTGCGGGGCATGCTTGCCGGAGGGCTCGGGCTCGGTTCGCTGGCTGTGCTCGTCATGATGGTGTGGATCAGCTCCCCGGCCTCCGACAGCGGCCCCGGCGGCGCCCTCCATGCGGCAGCGGGGATCTGGCTGCTGGCGCAGGGCGCCGAACTGGTCAGGACCGACACCCTCAGCGGAGCCCCCGCCCCCGTCGGTGTTGTCCCGCTGCTGCTCACCGCGGTGCTGTTGTGGCTGGTGCATCGGGCCGCCCGCGATGTGATGGAGCCCGACGACGAGGGGCGCACCCCGCCCTCGGCCGGGAGCGTCTTCTGCCTGGTGACGGGCGGATATCTGCTGGTCGTGGTGGTTGTCGCGTTCTATGCGAAGAGCGGCTCGATGGCTGCGCGGCCGTCTTCGCTCCTGTTCCCGCTGGTTCCCGCGGTGGCCGGTGCGGCGGGAGCGGGGGTGTGGACGGCGGCCGGGCGTCCCATCGCGCCACCGTCCTGGGCGCCGATGCGGCTGCACGAGGCGATGGCGCGGACCCGGTTCGCGGGGCGGGCGAAGGCGGTGCTCCGGGCGGCGGCGGCCGGGACGGCAGTGCTGCTGGGCGGCGGCGCGCTGCTGGTCGCGGCATCGCTGGTGTGGCATGCGGAGCAGCTGCAGGCATCGTTCCTGGGGCTCTCCGGCGACTGGGCGGGCCGGTCCGCGGTGCTGCTGCTGGCGATGGCGCTCGTGCCGAACGCGGCGGTGTGGGGTGCCGCCTATGGGCTCGGGCCCGGCTTCGCACTCGGTACGGCGTCCACGGTCACCCCCCTCGCCTTCACCGGGCGACCGGCGCTGCCGGACTTCCCCCTGCTGGCAGCGGTTCCGGCGCACGGCCCCGGGACGGTCCTGAACTGGGCGGCCGTGGCGGTGCCGGTAGCGGCCGGGGTGGCGATCGCCCGGTTCACCGGACGTGACATGGAGGCGTGCAGTCCGTGGGAGACCGCGCTGACGGCTGCCCTGGCGGCGGTGGGATGCGGTGTCGGGACGGCGGCGCTGGCCGCGGCGGCGGGTGGACCGATGGGTACCGGGGCGCTGGCCGAGTTCGGCCCGGTCTGGTGGCTCACGGGGGTGGCGGCGCCGGCGTGGACGGCACTGATCGGTGTCCCCGGGGCGCTGCTGCTGAGGGCTTGGCGGATGCGGCAGCACCGCAGCGGCGGGAGCGGGGGAGGGGAGGTCGGGTCGGTGCTCGACTTCCTGGCCTATGCGGACGTTTCGGAGCAGCGGCGGAGCGGTCCGCGGTGGTGGCGCAGGCGTGGTGGCGAGGATGCGGCCGAGGCGTCGGAGCCGGGACCCGGCACCGGAGCGGGCGCGGAATCCGGAACCCCGACCGGATCCCCGGCCGGGGGCGGTTTTGTACCCGTGTCCCCGCCTTCGCCGCCCGCGACGTCCGCGTCCGTGCCCGGGGCGTCCTCCTGGTACCAGGAGGACGCCGGCGCCGTGCCGTACGACTTTCTGCCGACGGACCCGTGGCACGAGCGGACGTCCGGGGATTCCCCCTGGAACTCCGGCGGTTCCCTGTCGGTATCACTCTCCGAGGACCCCGGGACGCCGTCGGCCCGGCCTCCGGAGGCCGGGCCGACGGACAGTCCGGAAAGCGCTAGTTCTTGA
- a CDS encoding VWA domain-containing protein, which produces MVLGGDSAESTGCTLAGRDAAMDGALNALYGGGGGPGGRGGSDRSAGLGGSAPSVARWLGDIRTYFPSSVVQVMQRDAIERLGLSALLLEPEMLEAVEADVHLVGTLLSLNKAMPETTKETARAVVRKVVDDLERRLATRTRATLTGALDRSAKINRPRHRDIDWDRTIRANLKNYLPLPGGDGAGTVVPERLIGYGRAAQAVKKDVILCIDQSGSMAASVVYASVFGAVLASMRTLRTRLVVFDTAVVDLTDQLDDPVDVLFGTQLGGGTDINRALAYCQSRITRPAETVVVLISDLYEGGIRNEMLKRVAAMKASGVQFVTLLALSDEGAPAYDREHAAALGALGAPAFACTPDLFPEVMAAALEKRPLPIPDKQTHQ; this is translated from the coding sequence ATGGTGCTCGGCGGGGACAGCGCCGAGAGCACCGGCTGCACCCTCGCCGGACGGGATGCCGCGATGGACGGCGCACTGAACGCGCTGTACGGCGGCGGAGGCGGGCCCGGCGGCCGGGGCGGGAGCGACCGCTCAGCCGGACTCGGCGGCTCCGCTCCCTCCGTCGCCCGCTGGCTCGGCGACATCCGTACGTACTTTCCGAGCTCCGTCGTCCAGGTCATGCAGCGCGATGCGATCGAACGGCTGGGTCTGTCCGCGCTGCTGCTGGAGCCGGAGATGCTGGAGGCCGTCGAGGCGGACGTCCATCTCGTCGGAACGCTGCTCTCGCTCAACAAGGCCATGCCCGAGACGACGAAGGAGACGGCACGAGCGGTCGTACGCAAGGTCGTCGACGACCTGGAGAGGCGGCTCGCCACCCGTACGAGGGCCACGCTCACCGGCGCGCTCGACCGCTCGGCGAAGATCAACAGACCCCGCCACCGCGACATCGACTGGGACCGCACCATCCGGGCCAACCTCAAGAACTACCTGCCGCTCCCCGGCGGGGACGGAGCCGGGACGGTCGTCCCCGAACGACTCATCGGTTACGGGCGGGCAGCGCAGGCGGTGAAGAAGGACGTCATCCTCTGCATCGACCAGTCGGGATCGATGGCGGCTTCCGTCGTCTACGCCTCCGTCTTCGGCGCGGTACTCGCCTCCATGCGGACGCTGCGGACCAGGCTCGTCGTCTTCGACACGGCCGTCGTCGACCTCACGGACCAGCTCGACGACCCCGTCGACGTGCTCTTCGGCACCCAGCTCGGCGGTGGCACCGACATCAACCGGGCACTCGCCTACTGCCAGTCCAGGATCACCCGCCCGGCCGAGACGGTCGTCGTCCTCATCAGCGACCTCTACGAGGGCGGTATCCGCAACGAGATGCTGAAGCGCGTCGCCGCGATGAAGGCCTCCGGTGTGCAGTTCGTGACGCTGCTCGCCCTGTCCGACGAGGGTGCGCCCGCCTACGACCGTGAACACGCGGCGGCGCTCGGCGCACTGGGCGCACCGGCGTTCGCGTGCACCCCGGATCTCTTCCCGGAGGTGATGGCCGCGGCGCTGGAGAAGAGGCCACTGCCCATACCGGACAAGCAGACCCATCAGTAA
- a CDS encoding DNA-directed RNA polymerase sigma-70 factor, producing MAPTDPGTTGDQPTPPVPSAPTAPEDSAPPGPTPADAFDALYVGLATALFRQTYLLTGRRNLAKESVERAFEQAWQRWPEVAVDRDPAGWVRAAAYEYAMSPWHRLRRAHRHPDPQSAADPGSRALLDALLDLPPAYRRTLVLHDGVGLGLPDTAAETEASTAAAAGRLVTARAAVTERMPDDSAIPLSAAEESALLHEQLGTLAHAQPVAALLTPHAVRTSSENKARLWTQAAIALTAVLVGLAGLTMVTAPPRYEAPPSPAEQVGGVPPRGGPQRLTTQDLEMRRKLDDELVHGPARLVPELR from the coding sequence ATGGCCCCGACCGACCCCGGCACCACCGGGGACCAGCCCACCCCACCCGTCCCCTCCGCCCCCACAGCCCCCGAGGACTCGGCTCCGCCCGGCCCCACCCCGGCCGATGCATTCGATGCCCTCTACGTAGGCCTCGCCACCGCCCTCTTCCGGCAGACATATCTGCTGACCGGTCGCCGGAACCTCGCCAAGGAATCCGTCGAGCGGGCCTTCGAGCAGGCCTGGCAGCGATGGCCCGAGGTGGCGGTCGACCGGGATCCGGCCGGCTGGGTGCGGGCGGCCGCGTACGAGTACGCGATGTCGCCCTGGCACCGGCTGCGCCGCGCCCACCGCCACCCCGACCCCCAGTCGGCAGCCGACCCCGGCTCGCGCGCCCTGCTCGACGCGCTGCTCGACCTGCCTCCGGCGTACCGGCGCACCCTGGTGCTCCACGACGGTGTCGGCCTGGGCCTGCCGGATACCGCGGCGGAGACGGAGGCGAGCACTGCGGCGGCGGCGGGCAGGCTGGTGACGGCGCGGGCCGCGGTCACCGAGCGGATGCCCGACGACTCTGCGATCCCGCTCTCGGCCGCCGAGGAGTCCGCGCTGCTGCACGAACAGCTGGGCACGCTCGCCCATGCCCAGCCTGTGGCCGCGCTGCTCACTCCCCACGCGGTCCGCACCAGCAGCGAGAACAAGGCCAGACTCTGGACGCAGGCGGCCATCGCCCTCACCGCGGTGCTCGTCGGCCTCGCCGGGCTCACCATGGTGACCGCTCCGCCGCGGTACGAGGCACCGCCGTCGCCCGCTGAGCAGGTCGGGGGCGTGCCGCCCCGCGGTGGTCCGCAGCGGCTGACGACACAGGACCTGGAGATGCGGAGGAAGCTCGACGACGAGCTCGTTCACGGCCCTGCGCGGCTCGTCCCGGAACTACGGTGA
- the sucD gene encoding succinate--CoA ligase subunit alpha has protein sequence MAIFLTKDSKVIVQGMTGATGMKHTKLMLADGTNIVGGVNPRKAGTTVDFDGTEVPVFGSVAEAMEKTGANVSVLFVPPAFAKAAVVEAIDAEIPLAVVITEGIAVHDSAAFWAYAGSKGNKTRIIGPNCPGLITPGQSNAGIIPGDITKPGRIGLVSKSGTLTYQMMYELRDIGFSSAVGIGGDPVIGTTHIDALEAFEADPETDLIVMIGEIGGDAEERAADFIAKNVTKPVVGYVAGFTAPEGKTMGHAGAIVSGSSGTAQAKKEALEAAGVKVGKTPTETAKLAREILGA, from the coding sequence ATGGCTATCTTCCTCACCAAGGACAGCAAGGTCATCGTCCAGGGGATGACCGGTGCCACCGGCATGAAGCACACCAAGCTCATGCTCGCCGACGGCACCAACATCGTCGGCGGCGTGAACCCGCGCAAGGCCGGCACGACCGTCGACTTCGACGGCACCGAGGTACCGGTCTTCGGCTCCGTCGCCGAGGCGATGGAGAAGACCGGCGCGAACGTGTCCGTCCTCTTCGTGCCGCCGGCCTTCGCCAAGGCCGCCGTCGTCGAGGCGATCGACGCCGAGATCCCCCTCGCCGTCGTGATCACCGAGGGCATCGCCGTCCACGACTCGGCCGCCTTCTGGGCGTACGCCGGCTCGAAGGGCAACAAGACCCGGATCATCGGCCCGAACTGCCCCGGTCTGATCACCCCCGGCCAGTCCAACGCCGGCATCATCCCGGGCGACATCACCAAGCCCGGCCGCATCGGTCTCGTGTCGAAGTCCGGCACGCTGACCTACCAGATGATGTACGAGCTCCGTGACATCGGCTTCTCGTCCGCCGTCGGCATCGGTGGCGACCCGGTCATCGGCACGACGCACATCGACGCCCTCGAGGCGTTCGAGGCCGACCCCGAGACCGACCTGATCGTCATGATCGGCGAGATCGGTGGCGACGCCGAGGAGCGTGCGGCGGACTTCATCGCGAAGAACGTCACCAAGCCGGTCGTCGGTTACGTCGCGGGCTTCACCGCCCCCGAGGGCAAGACCATGGGCCACGCCGGCGCCATCGTCTCCGGCTCCTCCGGCACCGCCCAGGCGAAGAAGGAGGCCCTCGAGGCCGCCGGCGTCAAGGTCGGCAAGACGCCGACCGAGACCGCCAAACTGGCGCGCGAGATCCTCGGCGCCTGA
- the purN gene encoding phosphoribosylglycinamide formyltransferase, which translates to MASPPPSAAPARLVVLVSGSGTNLQALLDAIGDDPAGFGAQVVAVGADRDGIVGLERAERAGLPTFVCKVKDYATREEWDAALAAATAAHHPDLVVSAGFMKIVGKRFLAEFGGRFVNTHPALLPSFPGAHGVRDALAYGAKVTGCTVHFVDDGVDTGPIIAQGVVEVTEEDTPEGEAALHERIKEVERKLLVEVVGRLARNGYRIEGRKVHLGHVGE; encoded by the coding sequence GTGGCCTCCCCGCCCCCCTCCGCCGCTCCGGCTCGCCTGGTCGTGCTGGTATCCGGTTCCGGTACGAACCTCCAAGCCCTGCTCGATGCGATCGGCGACGACCCCGCGGGCTTCGGCGCCCAGGTCGTCGCGGTCGGCGCCGACCGCGACGGCATCGTCGGTCTGGAACGGGCGGAGCGCGCCGGGCTGCCGACCTTCGTCTGCAAGGTGAAGGACTACGCCACCCGCGAGGAGTGGGACGCGGCGCTCGCCGCCGCCACTGCCGCGCACCATCCGGACCTCGTGGTGTCCGCCGGCTTCATGAAGATCGTGGGCAAGCGGTTCCTCGCCGAGTTCGGCGGCCGGTTCGTCAACACCCACCCTGCCCTGCTCCCCAGCTTTCCCGGTGCCCACGGGGTGCGTGACGCCCTCGCGTACGGCGCGAAGGTCACCGGGTGCACCGTCCACTTCGTCGACGACGGCGTCGACACCGGTCCGATCATCGCGCAGGGCGTGGTCGAGGTGACCGAAGAGGACACGCCGGAGGGCGAAGCCGCTCTCCATGAACGCATCAAGGAAGTCGAGCGCAAGCTGCTCGTCGAGGTCGTGGGGCGGCTCGCCCGTAACGGCTATCGCATTGAGGGACGAAAGGTTCATCTCGGTCATGTCGGTGAATAA
- the sucC gene encoding ADP-forming succinate--CoA ligase subunit beta, with product MDLFEYQARDLFAKHGVPVLAGEVIDTPEAAREATERLGGKSVVKAQVKVGGRGKAGGVKLAATPDEAVARATDILGMDIKGHTVHKVMIAETAPEILEEYYVSYLLDRTNRTFLAMASVQGGMDIEEVAEKTPEALAKVPVDSNAGVTIEKAREIVAQAKFPAEVAEKVAEVMVTLWDTFVAEDALLVEVNPLAKVASGDILALDGKVSLDENADFRQPGHEALEDKAAANPLEAAAKAKNLNYVKLDGEVGIIGNGAGLVMSTLDVVAYAGENHGNVKPANFLDIGGGASAEVMANGLEIILGDPDVKSVFVNVFGGITACDEVANGIVQALALLKSKGEEVTKPLVVRLDGNNAELGRKILSDANHPLVQRVDTMDGAADKAAELAAAAK from the coding sequence GTGGACCTGTTCGAGTACCAGGCGAGGGACCTCTTCGCCAAGCACGGTGTACCGGTGCTGGCCGGTGAAGTCATTGACACGCCTGAGGCAGCCCGCGAGGCGACCGAGCGGCTGGGCGGCAAGTCTGTCGTCAAGGCGCAGGTGAAGGTCGGCGGCCGCGGCAAGGCCGGCGGCGTCAAGCTGGCCGCCACCCCCGACGAGGCGGTCGCCCGTGCGACCGACATCCTCGGCATGGACATCAAGGGCCACACGGTCCACAAGGTGATGATCGCCGAGACCGCGCCGGAGATTCTTGAGGAGTACTACGTCTCGTACCTCCTCGACCGCACCAACCGCACCTTCCTGGCCATGGCCTCGGTGCAGGGTGGCATGGACATCGAGGAGGTCGCGGAGAAGACCCCCGAGGCCCTCGCGAAGGTCCCGGTCGACTCCAACGCCGGAGTCACGATCGAGAAGGCCCGCGAGATCGTCGCCCAGGCGAAGTTCCCGGCCGAGGTGGCCGAGAAGGTCGCCGAGGTCATGGTGACGCTGTGGGACACCTTCGTCGCCGAGGACGCGCTCCTCGTCGAGGTCAACCCGCTCGCCAAGGTCGCCTCCGGCGACATCCTGGCGCTGGACGGCAAGGTGTCTCTCGACGAGAACGCCGACTTCCGTCAGCCCGGCCACGAGGCCCTCGAGGACAAGGCCGCGGCCAACCCGCTCGAGGCCGCCGCCAAGGCCAAGAACCTCAACTACGTCAAGCTCGACGGCGAGGTCGGCATCATCGGTAACGGTGCCGGTCTGGTCATGTCGACCCTGGACGTCGTCGCGTACGCCGGTGAGAACCACGGCAACGTGAAGCCCGCCAACTTCCTCGACATCGGTGGCGGCGCCTCCGCAGAGGTCATGGCGAACGGCCTCGAGATCATCCTCGGCGACCCGGACGTCAAGTCCGTCTTCGTCAACGTCTTCGGTGGCATCACCGCGTGCGACGAGGTCGCCAACGGCATCGTCCAGGCTCTGGCGCTTCTGAAGTCGAAGGGCGAAGAGGTCACCAAGCCGCTGGTCGTGCGGCTCGACGGCAACAACGCGGAGCTGGGTCGCAAGATCCTTTCCGACGCCAACCACCCGCTCGTGCAGCGCGTGGACACCATGGACGGTGCGGCCGACAAGGCCGCTGAGCTCGCCGCGGCTGCGAAGTAA